Proteins co-encoded in one Opitutus terrae PB90-1 genomic window:
- a CDS encoding sensor histidine kinase produces MMRWTHPFTLQWKAIGLSPWRPVDAQGAPGKGMPRAVQAGFLLGLALFSGASGACGKETIRGLPFTRSYPLEEIGNVPRGPRLGFDAFGRLAVTHNGVYEVLNDTTWVDMSGQPADDGVIIVRVLQASEGRAYYGSRGSWGRVEFSAEGRLRAIPLAPADRPEWTLTASFSELLANDDGIFFAGWEGVVWWDPAKEQCRYFEVGGLSAIFRVGQRVFVSPYQRPLHELDYRQGILRPVANTDFAGSAVEFATPLDDTRTLLGIRDGRLVVFDGASATEWPWQAKHGLTGDISAVHHLIDGGTAVAIADRGLFLVSPEGELTSALTAPPYHRITGLGSREPGVLWVVTEDSIEKVLYGSPLTVFGQRLGLPVQWPKVVRWNGRVVVATRGRLYAAVAGPPGAASRFEPMPTPPTGAWAAAAFDSRMLVGNSAGVFVAESDGTFTPVPSVQDVQQLIMVGADLCFAIGKTETAALRWAGGQWSECAPRIGGVGHPAAVTHATAHAAWLELGANRVARLSLQEGRIKLRTFDKLAGNAMQWVNVGIVDDLVVLSGAIGKRLYFDERTESFCAAPQLERLLARSPHWIIRMEKDESGTLWAAHEEGVVTFTPKDGDYEMDVNSFDGLNDRYPVVHVLPHNDVWLSAGRSLHHVEQRRASERPGALQPQLVSVEDSRTNVELLHGHRARAEPLRLRFDQNSVALRFFSGTYAWRRAPIYEFRLNGADRWATLGSGSLLSLSGLHEGTYHLQVRIAGRGDRPAEPTTFDFEILPPWPRTSGAYVAYGLGLVFAIVGLVEWSSRRARRRNLALEQLVRDRTRQLEKTMEQLNEETRNAATLAERNRLAGEIHDSLQQGLSGAILQLDATLKLRSVTGLVRSRLEVVRNMVSYTRHEVQHAVWDLESPLLADTELGEALRKLTGLINPGTAKISIDVSGTPVPLPSATKHHLLRIAQETTTNAVRHASAQRIAIQVDYQADVVALTVVDDGVGFEPDDVLSKSGGHFGLRGLRDRARKLEGEIEIHSLPGQGTTIRVSVPLHPQPLIATDAQNRSF; encoded by the coding sequence ATGATGCGGTGGACCCACCCCTTTACGCTGCAGTGGAAGGCAATCGGCTTGTCGCCGTGGCGGCCGGTTGACGCCCAGGGCGCGCCTGGCAAGGGCATGCCGCGGGCCGTTCAAGCCGGCTTCCTCCTTGGGCTGGCGCTGTTCAGTGGTGCCTCCGGGGCTTGCGGCAAGGAAACCATTCGGGGACTGCCTTTCACGCGCTCTTATCCGCTCGAGGAGATCGGCAATGTTCCGCGCGGACCACGGCTCGGATTCGATGCGTTCGGGCGGCTGGCGGTGACCCACAACGGCGTTTACGAGGTGCTCAACGACACGACCTGGGTCGACATGTCGGGTCAGCCGGCGGACGACGGCGTGATCATCGTCCGCGTGCTCCAGGCGTCCGAGGGCCGCGCTTACTACGGCTCGCGCGGCTCGTGGGGCCGGGTCGAGTTCTCGGCCGAGGGACGCTTGCGCGCGATTCCGCTCGCCCCGGCGGATCGGCCGGAATGGACGCTCACGGCCTCCTTTTCTGAGCTGCTCGCGAACGATGACGGGATCTTTTTTGCAGGCTGGGAAGGCGTGGTGTGGTGGGATCCGGCCAAGGAACAGTGCCGGTATTTCGAGGTGGGCGGATTGAGCGCGATCTTTCGCGTCGGCCAGCGGGTGTTCGTTTCTCCCTATCAGCGCCCGTTGCACGAACTCGACTATCGGCAGGGAATCTTGCGGCCGGTCGCGAACACGGATTTCGCCGGCTCCGCGGTCGAGTTCGCGACGCCGCTCGATGATACGCGGACGTTGCTCGGGATTCGCGACGGCCGGCTGGTGGTCTTCGACGGTGCGAGCGCGACGGAGTGGCCCTGGCAGGCGAAGCACGGGCTGACCGGAGACATTTCCGCCGTGCATCACCTGATCGATGGCGGAACGGCGGTGGCGATCGCGGACCGCGGCTTGTTCCTGGTTTCGCCGGAAGGTGAGCTGACCTCGGCGCTGACCGCGCCCCCGTATCACCGCATCACCGGACTGGGGTCGCGCGAGCCGGGCGTGTTGTGGGTGGTGACGGAAGACTCGATCGAAAAGGTGCTCTACGGCAGCCCGCTGACGGTGTTTGGCCAGCGGCTCGGGTTGCCGGTGCAATGGCCGAAGGTCGTGCGTTGGAATGGGCGGGTGGTGGTGGCAACGCGGGGGCGGCTGTATGCAGCGGTGGCCGGGCCGCCGGGGGCGGCGAGCCGGTTCGAGCCGATGCCGACGCCGCCGACCGGAGCGTGGGCCGCGGCGGCGTTCGATTCCCGCATGCTTGTCGGCAATTCGGCGGGCGTGTTCGTGGCCGAGTCCGACGGTACGTTCACGCCGGTGCCGTCCGTCCAGGATGTGCAGCAGTTGATCATGGTGGGCGCCGATCTGTGCTTTGCCATCGGCAAGACGGAAACCGCCGCGTTGCGCTGGGCCGGCGGCCAATGGTCCGAGTGCGCCCCGCGGATTGGCGGAGTAGGGCATCCCGCCGCGGTGACGCATGCGACCGCGCATGCGGCCTGGCTCGAGCTCGGCGCCAACCGGGTGGCGCGGCTCTCGCTGCAGGAAGGCCGGATCAAGCTGCGGACCTTCGACAAACTGGCGGGCAATGCGATGCAGTGGGTGAATGTCGGCATCGTCGACGACCTGGTCGTGCTCAGCGGCGCGATCGGCAAGCGCCTGTATTTCGACGAGCGCACGGAATCGTTCTGCGCGGCGCCGCAGCTGGAGCGGCTGCTGGCGCGGTCGCCGCATTGGATCATTCGCATGGAGAAGGACGAGAGCGGCACCTTGTGGGCCGCGCACGAGGAAGGGGTGGTGACGTTCACCCCGAAGGACGGCGACTACGAGATGGACGTGAACAGTTTCGATGGACTCAACGATCGGTATCCGGTGGTCCATGTACTGCCGCACAACGACGTCTGGCTGTCGGCCGGACGCTCGCTGCATCATGTGGAGCAACGGCGCGCCAGCGAGCGGCCGGGTGCGCTGCAGCCGCAGTTGGTTTCGGTCGAGGACAGTCGCACGAATGTCGAGCTGCTTCACGGCCACCGCGCGCGCGCGGAGCCGCTGCGGCTGCGTTTCGACCAGAACAGCGTCGCGCTGCGGTTCTTTTCCGGCACCTATGCCTGGCGGCGCGCGCCGATCTACGAGTTCCGCCTGAACGGCGCGGATCGCTGGGCGACGCTGGGCTCCGGCTCACTGCTCAGCCTGTCCGGATTGCACGAGGGCACCTACCACCTGCAGGTCAGGATCGCCGGCCGGGGCGATCGTCCGGCGGAGCCGACCACGTTCGATTTCGAAATCCTTCCGCCGTGGCCCCGGACGTCGGGTGCCTACGTCGCCTACGGGCTCGGACTCGTATTCGCCATCGTCGGGCTCGTCGAATGGTCGAGCCGGCGCGCCCGTCGGCGCAATCTCGCGCTCGAGCAGCTGGTGCGCGACCGCACCCGCCAGCTCGAGAAAACCATGGAGCAGCTGAACGAGGAGACCCGCAACGCGGCAACGCTGGCCGAGCGCAATCGGCTCGCGGGCGAAATCCACGACAGCCTGCAGCAGGGTTTGAGCGGGGCGATCCTGCAACTGGACGCGACGCTCAAGCTGCGCTCGGTGACCGGCCTGGTGCGCTCCCGCCTGGAGGTCGTGCGCAACATGGTGTCCTACACGCGCCACGAGGTGCAGCACGCCGTGTGGGACTTGGAGTCACCGCTGCTCGCGGACACGGAACTCGGCGAGGCCCTGCGGAAGTTGACCGGACTGATCAATCCCGGCACCGCCAAAATCAGTATCGACGTATCCGGCACGCCGGTGCCGCTGCCGTCGGCCACGAAGCATCATCTGCTCCGGATCGCGCAGGAAACGACCACGAACGCGGTGCGGCATGCGAGCGCGCAACGCATCGCGATTCAAGTGGACTATCAGGCCGACGTCGTGGCGCTGACGGTGGTCGACGACGGCGTGGGGTTCGAGCCGGACGACGTGCTGTCGAAGAGCGGAGGCCATTTCGGGCTGCGCGGACTGCGCGACCGGGCGCGCAAGCTCGAGGGCGAGATCGAGATCCACAGCCTGCCAGGGCAGGGGACGACGATCCGGGTGTCCGTGCCGCTGCACCCTCAACCACTGATCGCGACCGATGCACAAAACCGTTCGTTCTGA